A window of the Microplitis mediator isolate UGA2020A chromosome 5, iyMicMedi2.1, whole genome shotgun sequence genome harbors these coding sequences:
- the LOC130668910 gene encoding helix-loop-helix protein ngn-1-like, which translates to MSSEYSYCSENGFDELSSSSDSGFDVSFESPKHEINSVVDSLFPAIKEEKKKKTRNTRCKSPTQVLKLKRNRRMKANDRERHRMHTLNDALERLRMALPTFPEDTKLTKIETLRFAHNYIWALSQTLGNTDAGEITVNVGNVTVSISDNGNMITSSTGSCAVAAQKRLGPSHPAFPYPQERFVPEWQEYDCYSDQSVSPPVQYQTQCYDQSMYSVPHHQINQSHFNGHHTNMYQCL; encoded by the exons ATGTCTTCAGAGTATTCATACTGCAGTGAAAACGGTTTTGATGAATTATCAAGCTCATCAGATTCCGGATTTGATGTTAGTTTTGAATCACCGAAACATGAAATTAATTCGGTAGTTGATTCATTATTTCCGGCGATCAAAGaagagaagaaaaagaaaactagAAATACGCGGTGTAAAAGTCCGACACAG gtattaaaattaaaaagaaaccGCAGAATGAAAGCAAACGACCGCGAACGTCACCGAATGCACACATTAAATGACGCCTTAGAAAGATTGCGCATGGCCCTGCCCACATTTCCCGAGGACACAAAATTAACCAAAATCGAAACCCTGAGATTTGCCCACAACTACATCTGGGCCCTGTCCCAGACCCTGGGAAACACCGACGCCGGAGAAATAACCGTCAACGTCGGGAACGTCACCGTCAGTATCAGCGATAACGGCAACATGATAACGTCATCAACCGGGAGCTGTGCAGTGGCCGCTCAGAAACGTCTTGGCCCCAGTCACCCCGCGTTTCCTTACCCTCAAGAGCGATTCGTACCCGAGTGGCAGGAGTACGACTGCTACAGCGACCAGAGTGTCAGCCCTCCGGTCCAGTACCAGACCCAGTGCTACGATCAGTCCATGTACTCAGTCCCTCATCACCAAATAAACCAATCGCATTTCAACGGCCATCATACCAACATGTATCAGTGTCTCTGA